Part of the Aquimarina sp. TRL1 genome, GATGATTCTGTGATTGCATCGGTTGCTGATTTAGGGAAAGAAGAAACTAAAAAAGCCATTGAGGCAGCAAATATAGCATTCCATGACTGGAAAATGAAGACCGCTACAGAACGTTCCAAATGTTTGCGTAAGTGGTTTGAATTACAAATCGAACATGTCAAGGAGTTGGCAGAGATTTTGACATTGGAGCAGGGAAAACCCTTAGCAGAAGCAGAAGGAGAAATCAGGTATGGGGCTTCGTTTGTAGAGTGGTTTGCCGAAGAGGCAAAAAGGACTTATGGAGATGTAATTCCCGCTCACGCTAGAGACAAACGGATCATTACATTAAAACAACCTATTGGTGTAGTTGCAGCCATTACTCCCTGGAATTTTCCTAATGCGATGATTACACGAAAAGTAGCACCTGCTTTGGCGGCAGGTTGTACGGTGGTAGTCAAACCAGCAAAAAATACTCCTTTGTCTGCTTTGGCATTAGCGTATTTAGCAGAGAAAGCAGGAATACCCAAAGGCGTTTTTAATGTAGTAACTTCTAGTGATTCCAGAGCGGTAGGAGAAGAGTTGACGCGTAATCCGATAATTAGAAAGCTGTCTTTTACCGGGTCTACAGAGATTGGAAAAATATTGATCAAACAATGTGCAGATACAGTCAAAAAAGTCTCTATGGAGTTAGGAGGTAATGCGCCTTTTATCGTTTTTGAAGATGCGGATATCGATAAGGCTGTTGAAGGAGTTATAGTATCTAAATATAGAAATGCTGGACAAACCTGCGTTTGTACCAATAGGATCTTTGTACACGAACATATACAAGAAGAATTTACCGTTAAATTAGCCAAAGCAATTCAGAAATTAAAAGTCGGAAATGGATTAGAAGAAGGGGTTACAATTGGACCGATGATAGACCACCAGGCATTGGAATTTGTAGAAGAGCTTGTAGAAGATGCAGTAGCAAAAGGAGGAAAGGTGGTTTATGGAGGAACAAGAAGCGCTATTGGAAATAATTTTTATACACCTACATTACTTTGTAATCTGGATACTTCCATGAAGGTTTACCATGAAGAAATCTTTGGACCGATAGCGGCTGTTTTTTCTTTCCAAACTGAGAAAGAAGTGATTCAAATGGCTAATGATACTCCCTTTGGACTTGCTTCTTATTTTTATGGGAAGGATTATGCAAGAATATGGAGAGTAGCAGAAGCTCTGGAGTATGGAATGGTTGGAATAAATACAGGATTAATATCAACAAC contains:
- a CDS encoding NAD-dependent succinate-semialdehyde dehydrogenase — translated: MKHNSNTLLFQTSAYIDGAWVRDANNKTFDVINPMDDSVIASVADLGKEETKKAIEAANIAFHDWKMKTATERSKCLRKWFELQIEHVKELAEILTLEQGKPLAEAEGEIRYGASFVEWFAEEAKRTYGDVIPAHARDKRIITLKQPIGVVAAITPWNFPNAMITRKVAPALAAGCTVVVKPAKNTPLSALALAYLAEKAGIPKGVFNVVTSSDSRAVGEELTRNPIIRKLSFTGSTEIGKILIKQCADTVKKVSMELGGNAPFIVFEDADIDKAVEGVIVSKYRNAGQTCVCTNRIFVHEHIQEEFTVKLAKAIQKLKVGNGLEEGVTIGPMIDHQALEFVEELVEDAVAKGGKVVYGGTRSAIGNNFYTPTLLCNLDTSMKVYHEEIFGPIAAVFSFQTEKEVIQMANDTPFGLASYFYGKDYARIWRVAEALEYGMVGINTGLISTTLAPFGGIKESGFGREGSKYGMDDYLELKYLCIGGIE